From candidate division KSB1 bacterium, the proteins below share one genomic window:
- a CDS encoding ATP-binding protein: protein MMQNLYDYKSPVTNRDLFFGRTNVLTKIYSRIGADRPQSISVVGEPKIGKSSLLWYLALEETRRTWLKNPDDYIYFYMPIRLERNLSFKNFYISLCNGISQKTKVITEIREAEPSYDLFKSIIENLNQKDKKIILFFDDFHLITQNETFPLEFFSFLRSLANNFNLAFVTSSFMDLQKLCVSKDIEESPFFNIFTNVTLKPFEQDEAIQLIEEPFHRAGLSVNSERKLILNMAGHFPFMLQAACSILFDMKVARASLEPADLRVWEARFCAEVESYFKSLWQSFNDDQKEIFKLLMKSKRIDKAKVYVLDDLVRRNYVVMTGDRPQLYSPVFKKLVAEINGTGLPERGRFSRWLRKLQGSFSRSAINDS, encoded by the coding sequence ATGATGCAAAACCTTTACGATTACAAAAGCCCTGTTACAAACCGCGATCTTTTCTTTGGACGGACCAATGTGCTTACGAAGATTTACTCACGTATTGGCGCGGACCGCCCGCAGTCTATCTCAGTCGTTGGTGAGCCAAAGATTGGGAAATCTTCCCTCTTGTGGTATCTGGCGCTCGAAGAGACGAGACGAACGTGGCTTAAGAACCCTGATGACTATATCTACTTTTATATGCCCATCAGGTTGGAAAGGAACCTCTCCTTTAAAAATTTCTACATCTCTCTATGCAACGGTATTTCTCAAAAAACCAAAGTGATAACTGAGATCAGAGAAGCCGAACCCAGTTATGATTTGTTCAAGAGCATCATCGAAAACCTGAATCAAAAAGACAAGAAGATCATCCTGTTCTTCGATGATTTTCATCTGATTACTCAAAACGAAACTTTTCCGCTCGAGTTTTTTTCATTCTTGCGTTCATTGGCGAATAACTTCAATCTGGCTTTTGTCACGTCATCTTTTATGGATTTACAAAAACTCTGTGTTTCCAAAGATATAGAGGAATCGCCATTCTTTAACATTTTTACAAATGTCACCCTGAAGCCCTTTGAACAAGATGAAGCGATACAGCTCATAGAGGAACCATTTCATAGAGCCGGTCTATCCGTGAATTCCGAACGCAAGCTGATCCTCAATATGGCTGGCCATTTTCCCTTTATGCTGCAAGCGGCTTGCAGTATCCTTTTTGATATGAAGGTGGCGCGTGCCAGCCTTGAGCCGGCTGACCTGAGGGTGTGGGAGGCCAGGTTTTGCGCTGAAGTTGAAAGCTATTTCAAATCCTTATGGCAATCGTTTAACGACGACCAGAAGGAAATCTTCAAACTCCTAATGAAGTCAAAGCGAATTGACAAAGCCAAAGTATACGTCCTTGATGATCTCGTCAGACGGAATTATGTTGTTATGACCGGCGATCGCCCTCAGCTATATTCACCGGTATTTAAGAAGTTAGTTGCAGAAATAAACGGCACCGGGTTGCCAGAGCGTGGACGGTTCTCGCGCTGGCTAAGGAAGCTGCAAGGCAGTTTCAGTAGAAGCGCAATAAACGACTCTTAG
- a CDS encoding transporter, with product MHSNRLVVAVWLIVALAPSQTVVGQSLRDKIGNIFGEVLEIELAGPGEHGTHFRADNVALSEATINSFASFIAANIASFPLGSTEAGLTFDFSTGQPVSTTTSMGPIFSERAQTLGKGRFSLGLNLSVLNFSKLRGLKTEDIRFTFTHQDVGAPGLGDSDNEFDTIDLFMNLDLNATIVSFNLTAGITNHFDISIAVPFVNVSVNADPIARINSFTFVSNDTANHSFPGGTPSDPILSLRPTSLNDDDAGIGDIALRAKYSFLRGKTLGLAGLLEYRAATGDEENFLGTGHSSFRAMLIASAIIGNFGPHLNLTYDRRNNDLDPDEIELFVGYDQKLATWLTLSVDFLGEFEIGDEIEELRFGKSVTLERPAGNAVREVMLTNIPSFSHDHNLNASLGLKFNPKPEFILIGNIIVPLNAGGLRSDFIATVGFQLGF from the coding sequence ATGCACTCAAATCGATTGGTTGTGGCGGTGTGGCTTATTGTAGCGCTGGCTCCGTCACAGACCGTTGTTGGCCAAAGTTTACGGGATAAAATAGGTAATATCTTCGGTGAAGTTCTGGAGATCGAACTCGCCGGCCCCGGGGAACACGGGACCCATTTTAGGGCGGACAACGTGGCGTTGAGCGAGGCGACCATAAACTCATTTGCCAGCTTCATTGCTGCAAATATCGCCTCCTTTCCACTCGGTTCTACTGAAGCTGGTTTGACCTTCGATTTTAGTACCGGTCAGCCCGTGAGTACGACTACGAGCATGGGCCCAATCTTTTCTGAACGAGCGCAAACCTTGGGCAAGGGCCGGTTCAGTCTGGGGCTCAACCTAAGTGTTCTCAACTTCTCTAAACTCCGGGGTCTCAAGACTGAAGACATTCGCTTTACCTTTACCCACCAGGATGTGGGAGCGCCCGGCCTTGGCGACTCTGACAATGAATTCGATACCATTGATCTTTTCATGAATTTGGATTTGAACGCGACCATTGTTTCGTTCAACCTGACGGCGGGCATCACGAATCATTTTGATATCAGCATTGCTGTGCCGTTCGTCAATGTCAGTGTAAACGCTGATCCCATCGCTCGAATAAATAGCTTCACCTTTGTTAGCAACGATACGGCAAACCATAGTTTTCCCGGCGGTACCCCGTCGGACCCCATCCTATCGCTGAGGCCAACTTCTCTAAATGATGATGATGCGGGCATCGGTGATATCGCTCTTCGTGCCAAGTATAGCTTTCTTCGCGGGAAGACGCTTGGTCTCGCGGGCTTGCTTGAGTATCGTGCCGCAACGGGCGATGAAGAAAACTTCCTGGGCACTGGCCACTCAAGTTTTCGGGCGATGCTGATCGCCTCGGCCATTATTGGGAATTTTGGACCCCACCTGAATTTGACCTACGACCGCCGAAACAACGATCTCGATCCCGATGAAATCGAACTTTTTGTCGGTTATGATCAAAAGTTGGCAACATGGCTGACATTATCTGTAGATTTCCTGGGCGAATTCGAAATCGGCGATGAAATTGAAGAGCTGCGATTCGGAAAGTCCGTCACCTTAGAGCGACCGGCCGGGAATGCCGTGCGGGAAGTGATGTTGACGAATATTCCCAGTTTTTCTCATGACCATAACCTGAATGCTTCACTGGGTCTAAAGTTTAACCCCAAGCCAGAGTTTATCTTGATTGGCAATATAATAGTTCCTCTCAATGCTGGTGGGCTGAGATCAGACTTTATTGCAACGGTGGGTTTTCAGCTCGGTTTCTAA
- a CDS encoding 4-phosphopantetheinyl transferase family protein, which translates to MLLLGNDIVDLNEAGITGKFYSARFVERVFSREEKSAISLSENPDLTLWMFWAAKETAYKIISKITRPPVFSYKKFRNQSLNLKLFMMRGNFK; encoded by the coding sequence TTGCTACTGTTAGGCAATGATATTGTTGATTTAAACGAAGCGGGCATCACAGGTAAATTTTATAGTGCCCGCTTTGTTGAAAGAGTTTTCAGCCGTGAAGAAAAATCCGCTATTTCGCTCTCAGAAAATCCTGATTTAACCCTCTGGATGTTCTGGGCAGCCAAAGAAACTGCCTACAAAATCATTTCAAAAATAACCAGGCCTCCGGTCTTTTCATACAAAAAATTTCGAAATCAAAGTCTAAATTTGAAGTTGTTTATGATGCGCGGCAATTTCAAATAG
- a CDS encoding 1-acyl-sn-glycerol-3-phosphate acyltransferase, which translates to MDLKFKEKFALKIQYLVGWITFPFWGTFYIAFMRFVCRYKVQQLREIRRHYKQLKRSVEGPIIVCSNHLTKIDSVILNWSLASIFSYMRSFKIFSWNLPERANIHQNFILRILCYLGSCVPIDRGGSRSAVKKSLDKVIYLLKKGHTITVFPEGSRSRTGRIDLGSLTYGVGRLVNKFTDCNVLCVYLRGHNQEEYSSIPPRGARFYVDMELIRPRSRYSGLRATRDVAIQIISKLGLMEQAYFATVRQ; encoded by the coding sequence ATGGACTTGAAGTTCAAAGAAAAGTTTGCTTTGAAAATTCAGTACCTTGTTGGCTGGATCACCTTTCCGTTTTGGGGTACGTTTTACATTGCTTTCATGCGTTTCGTTTGCAGATATAAAGTTCAACAATTGCGTGAAATTCGTAGACATTATAAACAACTTAAGCGAAGCGTGGAAGGTCCAATAATTGTGTGTTCAAATCACCTTACAAAAATAGATTCGGTTATCTTGAACTGGAGTCTGGCTTCAATATTTTCCTATATGCGCTCTTTTAAAATTTTCTCATGGAATTTACCAGAGCGGGCTAACATCCATCAAAATTTTATTTTACGGATTTTATGCTATCTCGGTAGTTGTGTTCCAATTGATCGAGGTGGTAGCAGAAGCGCCGTAAAAAAATCTCTCGATAAAGTAATCTACCTTCTCAAAAAAGGCCATACAATAACTGTCTTTCCCGAAGGCAGTAGAAGTAGAACCGGTAGAATTGATTTGGGTAGTCTCACTTACGGTGTTGGTAGATTAGTAAATAAGTTTACAGATTGCAATGTCTTGTGTGTGTATTTACGTGGCCATAATCAAGAAGAATACAGCAGCATTCCGCCTCGAGGCGCACGTTTCTATGTCGATATGGAACTCATAAGACCCCGGAGCAGGTACTCTGGTTTACGCGCTACAAGGGATGTCGCCATCCAAATAATAAGCAAGCTTGGACTCATGGAACAGGCTTATTTTGCTACTGTTAGGCAATGA
- a CDS encoding acyl carrier protein, with protein sequence MTKDEVFKKIVDILSKYSKAEIKMENISMETSILDELKINSARLVDIVLDFEDVFDIEVDDDDADNVTTVGDGVNLILAKI encoded by the coding sequence ATGACTAAAGATGAAGTCTTTAAAAAAATCGTCGATATTTTGAGCAAATATAGTAAAGCTGAAATTAAAATGGAAAACATTTCAATGGAGACGTCAATTTTAGATGAGTTAAAAATAAATTCTGCCAGACTGGTAGACATTGTACTTGATTTTGAAGATGTATTTGACATTGAAGTTGACGATGATGATGCAGACAACGTAACCACTGTTGGAGATGGTGTGAATTTGATTTTGGCTAAAATATGA
- a CDS encoding beta-ketoacyl-[acyl-carrier-protein] synthase family protein, which translates to MKNRVVVTGLGVIAPNGHGIEAFETALKKGESGIRFIPELEELKFGCQVAGVPQKLDDICSRYFTEEQLLAMNSSIKYAAISAIDAWQDAGLEVPEDDSEQVDWDAGAIIGTGIGGMDTIGDKLIPLTDAGKSRRLGSTAVEQVMASGVSAKIGGLLGLGNQVTTNSCACSTGTEAILDAMYRIRHGRARRMLAGGAEGASPYIWAGFDAMRVLTRTRNEEPVKASRPMSASAAGFIPGAGAGILMIESLDSALERGAEIYAEIIGGAINCGGHRMGGSMTAPNPVGVQRCVQNALIDAGIEGSQVDAINGHLTATFADPHEIKNWAKALGRAERNFPLINATKSLLGHCLGAAGGLESIACVLQVYKGFVHGSVNCEDLHAELLPYSDSIVQQTRETPELKIQAKASFGFGDVNACVLFKKWQA; encoded by the coding sequence ATGAAAAATAGAGTTGTCGTTACAGGGCTTGGAGTTATTGCGCCGAACGGTCACGGTATTGAAGCGTTTGAAACAGCATTGAAAAAAGGTGAATCCGGTATCAGGTTTATCCCAGAGCTTGAAGAATTAAAATTTGGCTGCCAAGTAGCAGGGGTTCCGCAGAAACTTGATGATATTTGTTCGCGTTATTTCACCGAGGAACAACTACTGGCAATGAATTCAAGCATTAAGTATGCAGCAATTTCAGCAATCGACGCTTGGCAAGATGCTGGTCTTGAGGTGCCTGAAGATGATTCGGAGCAAGTGGATTGGGATGCCGGCGCCATCATCGGTACCGGAATTGGGGGGATGGATACAATAGGTGACAAACTTATTCCCTTAACAGATGCTGGTAAAAGTCGACGCCTTGGCAGCACCGCTGTTGAACAAGTGATGGCAAGCGGCGTCTCCGCAAAAATAGGCGGCCTGCTGGGATTGGGAAATCAAGTAACAACCAATAGCTGTGCCTGCAGTACCGGTACGGAGGCCATTCTCGATGCGATGTACAGAATCCGGCATGGTCGGGCTCGACGCATGTTAGCAGGTGGAGCGGAAGGCGCTTCACCCTATATCTGGGCCGGGTTTGATGCTATGCGGGTCTTAACCCGGACGCGCAACGAAGAACCTGTTAAAGCATCCCGTCCCATGAGTGCAAGTGCCGCTGGGTTTATTCCAGGCGCCGGCGCCGGAATTTTAATGATTGAAAGTTTGGACAGCGCCCTGGAACGCGGCGCAGAAATTTATGCTGAAATCATTGGTGGAGCTATCAATTGTGGCGGCCACAGAATGGGCGGCAGTATGACTGCTCCAAACCCAGTCGGTGTTCAGCGATGTGTTCAGAATGCCCTGATTGATGCCGGGATCGAAGGCAGCCAGGTAGACGCTATCAACGGGCATTTAACAGCCACATTTGCCGATCCGCATGAAATTAAAAACTGGGCAAAAGCATTGGGCAGAGCTGAACGGAATTTCCCACTTATAAATGCTACCAAATCGCTGCTCGGCCATTGCCTGGGCGCGGCAGGTGGTTTGGAATCCATAGCATGTGTACTTCAGGTGTACAAAGGCTTTGTTCATGGGTCGGTTAATTGTGAAGATTTGCATGCAGAATTATTGCCATATTCCGACAGCATCGTCCAGCAAACCAGAGAAACGCCGGAACTGAAAATTCAGGCAAAGGCCAGCTTCGGCTTTGGCGATGTTAATGCCTGTGTTTTGTTCAAAAAATGGCAAGCGTAA